From the genome of Mustelus asterias chromosome 7, sMusAst1.hap1.1, whole genome shotgun sequence, one region includes:
- the bloc1s5 gene encoding biogenesis of lysosome-related organelles complex 1 subunit 5 translates to MERARKDLSEIHSRLFDHRPIIQADIRYFVKEFEEKRGFREHRGLEGVNSQIVELNDQIIPKTQEAMYSNVPSVLARLEAANHIVSRIQQREQETDQAERLRASRERRKAEWEAFVTEQHRQSAAVEEEHAKAAEWLKEQYATMAKDLAKFRTF, encoded by the exons ATGGAGCGGGCCAGGAAAG ATTTGAGTGAGATTCATTCCAGGCTGTTTGACCACAGGCCCATCATCCAGGCAGACATTCGCTATTTCGTTAAAGAGTTTGAG GAGAAGCGTGGGTTTCGAGAGCACAGGGGGCTGGAAGGTGTCAACAGCCAGATCGTGGAGCTGAACGACCAAATCATTCCCAAAACCCAGGAGGCAATGTACAGCAACGTTCCCAGCGTTCTGGCCAGGC TGGAAGCTGCAAACCACATTGTGAGCAGGATCCAGCAGAGGGAGCAGGAAACAGATCAG GCTGAGCGGCTACGAGCCAGCAGAGAGAGGCGCAAGGCTGAATGGGAGGCCTTCGTGACTGAGCAGCACCGCCAGAGCGCCGCGGtggaggaagaacatgcaaaagcGGCCGAGTGGCTGAAGGAACAATATGCAACGATGGCGAAGGACTTGGCAAAGTTCCGGACTTTCTAA